A stretch of Acidimicrobiales bacterium DNA encodes these proteins:
- a CDS encoding sigma 54-interacting transcriptional regulator: MSRPETLGALRDSGWVSTPLREEIRRNAIERIRSGEPLFPEVLGYENTVTPQLENALIAGHDIIFLGERGQAKTRMIRGLTGLLDEWMPIVAGSEINDDPYAPISRYGRDLVAEQGDDTPIAWVHRDERYGEKLATPDTAIADLIGEVDPIKIAEGRYLSDELVLHYGLVPRTNRGIFAMNELPDLAERIQVGLLNVLEERDVQIRGHKVRLPLDVMLVASANPEDYTNRGRLITPLKDRFGSQIRTHYPLDVDTEVAIVEQEADMPTIDGVDVAVPSFMTEICANISHAARASQQVNQRSGVSVRLSISNTEVMVANAVRRSLRSGATHVVPRVVDLDALPASTSGKIEIETLDEGRDHEILENLVRAATLAVFKDRVPPDTHRAVVDAFEGDVVVDTGEDVTDEAYAGLMEQIPALAVPVKALLADEDAADAESPAMVASAIELVLEGLHLSKRLNKDGSGQKSQFRSRS, translated from the coding sequence ATGTCGAGACCAGAGACCCTCGGTGCCCTGCGCGACAGCGGTTGGGTGTCCACGCCGCTCCGCGAGGAGATCCGCCGCAACGCGATCGAGCGGATTCGGTCCGGCGAGCCGCTGTTCCCCGAAGTCCTCGGCTACGAGAACACCGTCACGCCCCAGCTCGAGAACGCCCTCATCGCGGGGCACGACATCATCTTCCTCGGCGAGCGGGGCCAGGCCAAGACGCGGATGATCCGTGGTCTCACCGGCCTGCTCGACGAGTGGATGCCGATCGTGGCGGGGTCCGAGATCAACGACGACCCCTACGCACCCATCTCGCGGTACGGGCGGGACCTCGTCGCCGAACAGGGCGACGACACGCCGATCGCCTGGGTGCACCGCGACGAGCGCTACGGCGAGAAGCTCGCCACCCCGGACACCGCGATCGCGGACCTCATCGGTGAGGTCGACCCGATCAAGATCGCCGAGGGTCGCTACCTGTCCGACGAGCTGGTGCTCCACTACGGCCTCGTGCCCCGCACCAACCGCGGCATCTTCGCGATGAACGAGCTGCCCGATCTCGCCGAGCGCATCCAGGTCGGCCTGCTCAACGTGCTCGAGGAACGCGACGTGCAGATCCGCGGCCACAAGGTGCGCCTGCCGCTCGACGTCATGCTGGTCGCCTCCGCGAACCCGGAGGACTACACCAACCGCGGCCGGCTCATCACGCCGCTCAAGGACCGCTTCGGCTCCCAGATCCGCACCCACTACCCGCTCGATGTCGACACCGAAGTGGCGATCGTCGAGCAGGAAGCGGACATGCCGACGATCGACGGCGTCGACGTGGCCGTGCCGAGCTTCATGACGGAGATCTGCGCCAACATCAGCCACGCGGCGCGTGCCAGTCAGCAGGTCAACCAGCGCTCCGGCGTCTCCGTGCGGCTGTCCATCTCGAACACCGAGGTGATGGTGGCCAACGCGGTGCGCCGCAGCCTGCGCTCCGGTGCGACCCATGTCGTACCCCGCGTCGTCGACCTCGACGCGCTGCCCGCGTCAACCTCCGGCAAGATCGAGATCGAGACGCTCGACGAGGGCCGTGACCACGAGATCCTCGAGAACCTCGTGCGGGCCGCGACGCTCGCGGTCTTCAAGGACCGCGTGCCGCCCGACACCCACCGCGCCGTCGTCGACGCGTTCGAGGGCGACGTCGTGGTCGACACCGGCGAGGACGTCACCGACGAGGCCTACGCCGGCCTGATGGAGCAGATCCCCGCCTTGGCCGTGCCGGTCAAGGCGCTGCTGGCCGACGAGGACGCCGCCGACGCCGAGTCGCCGGCCATGGTCGCCAGCGCGATCGAGCTCGTGCTCGAGGGTCTGCACCTCTCCAAGCGGCTCAACAAGGACGGCTCCGGCCAGAAGTCGCAGTTCCGAAGCCGCAGCTGA
- a CDS encoding family 1 glycosylhydrolase produces MSSPTAEFRWGVTSSSVSAEGVSPYADWSEWESDGRAPRSGDGFGLHEDFRDDVAQFAELGCTDWRVTIEWARIEPEEGRLDSDALDRYRDILAAARDAGLRNWLTLQHTSLPGWYLDDEGGHRDAGARGRFWARHVDRVAEELDEFADGFVPIDDPIGWALRGYGLGTRPPGRTDPRWMREAVEGAILAVHDAVRLLSSGRQSVMTTWRADPVHARAEEDGRIPVEAEQATRRWDDLLWGTWLRAHANGMLEIEGRPTTEVPAFVNEVDIVGIVHDHPIGVGPQGALGPWPPDARRAADGFAPEPDELAEAIHRTVETLPDHSIAVAGHGIATTDDAWQDDQLARGLAHVREAAADVGLCGYFHDAGVDGYEWKKGFDAPRGLLRRDRSHRPAAATFRDAARG; encoded by the coding sequence GTGTCTTCACCAACCGCTGAGTTCCGCTGGGGCGTCACCTCCTCATCGGTCTCCGCCGAGGGGGTGTCGCCCTACGCCGACTGGTCCGAGTGGGAGAGCGACGGCCGCGCCCCGCGCTCGGGCGACGGGTTCGGCCTCCACGAGGACTTCCGCGACGACGTCGCCCAGTTCGCCGAGCTCGGCTGCACCGACTGGCGCGTCACGATCGAGTGGGCCCGGATCGAACCCGAGGAGGGACGCCTCGACAGCGACGCGCTCGATCGGTACCGCGACATCCTCGCCGCGGCTCGCGACGCCGGCCTGCGCAACTGGCTCACGCTCCAGCACACCTCGCTGCCCGGGTGGTATCTCGACGACGAGGGCGGGCACCGCGATGCCGGCGCCCGCGGCCGGTTCTGGGCCCGCCACGTCGACCGCGTCGCCGAGGAACTCGACGAGTTCGCGGACGGCTTCGTGCCGATCGACGACCCCATCGGCTGGGCCCTGCGGGGTTACGGACTCGGGACCCGACCACCCGGGCGCACCGATCCCCGGTGGATGCGCGAGGCCGTCGAGGGCGCGATCCTCGCCGTGCACGACGCGGTCCGGCTGCTGTCGTCCGGTCGCCAGTCGGTGATGACCACGTGGCGCGCCGACCCGGTGCACGCGCGGGCCGAGGAGGACGGCCGCATCCCGGTCGAGGCCGAGCAGGCGACCCGCCGCTGGGACGATCTGCTCTGGGGCACCTGGCTGCGCGCCCACGCGAACGGCATGCTCGAGATCGAGGGTCGGCCGACCACGGAGGTCCCCGCCTTCGTGAACGAGGTCGACATCGTCGGCATCGTCCACGATCACCCGATCGGCGTCGGCCCGCAGGGCGCGTTGGGGCCGTGGCCGCCCGATGCCCGCCGAGCGGCCGACGGCTTCGCGCCCGAGCCGGATGAGTTGGCCGAGGCGATCCACCGCACTGTCGAGACACTCCCCGATCACTCGATCGCCGTCGCCGGCCACGGCATCGCCACGACCGACGACGCCTGGCAGGACGATCAGCTCGCGCGAGGTCTCGCCCATGTGCGCGAAGCCGCCGCCGACGTCGGTCTCTGCGGCTACTTCCACGACGCGGGCGTCGACGGCTACGAGTGGAAGAAGGGATTCGACGCCCCGCGGGGCCTCCTGCGCCGTGACCGATCCCACCGCCCGGCTGCCGCCACGTTCCGCGACGCCGCCCGCGGTTGA
- a CDS encoding MaoC/PaaZ C-terminal domain-containing protein, with protein sequence MPIDPNAVGNTSEPGTITWTSDDSLLYALGVGAGVTDPTGFELEFTTENTQETEQKALPTQVVVMGSGGMPKFGDFNLAALLHGEQAIEIHQTVPPAGTAVGQGKVAAIYDKGKAALVRLETTVTDADGNPLWTSRSGLFISGEGGWGGDRGPASDWALPERDADQVISYETRDDQALLYRLNGDRNPLHSDPSFAAMAGFDKPILHGLCTFGFTGRALLHGLCDSDPDRFGSMGGRFKSPVMPGETLDVHMWNEGDETLFQTRVGDRVVFDAGVFTNR encoded by the coding sequence ATGCCCATCGACCCGAACGCCGTCGGCAACACGTCCGAACCCGGCACCATCACCTGGACGTCGGACGACAGCCTGCTCTACGCCCTCGGCGTCGGCGCGGGCGTCACCGACCCGACCGGGTTCGAGCTGGAGTTCACCACCGAGAACACCCAGGAGACCGAACAGAAGGCGCTGCCGACGCAGGTCGTCGTGATGGGCTCCGGCGGCATGCCGAAGTTCGGGGACTTCAACCTCGCGGCGCTGCTGCACGGCGAGCAGGCGATCGAGATCCACCAGACCGTGCCGCCGGCGGGGACCGCCGTCGGCCAGGGAAAGGTCGCCGCGATCTACGACAAGGGCAAGGCGGCGCTGGTCCGACTCGAGACCACCGTGACCGACGCGGACGGCAACCCGCTGTGGACCTCGCGCAGCGGCCTCTTCATCTCGGGCGAGGGCGGGTGGGGCGGCGACCGCGGCCCGGCGAGCGACTGGGCGTTGCCCGAACGGGACGCCGACCAGGTGATCAGCTACGAGACGAGGGACGACCAGGCGCTGCTCTACCGCCTCAACGGCGACCGCAACCCGCTGCACTCCGACCCGTCGTTCGCGGCGATGGCCGGCTTCGACAAGCCGATCCTGCACGGGCTGTGCACCTTCGGCTTCACCGGCCGTGCCCTGCTGCACGGACTCTGCGACTCGGACCCGGACCGCTTCGGCTCGATGGGAGGCCGGTTCAAGTCACCGGTGATGCCGGGCGAAACGCTCGACGTCCACATGTGGAACGAGGGCGACGAGACGCTGTTCCAGACCCGGGTCGGCGACCGCGTCGTCTTCGACGCCGGTGTCTTCACCAACCGCTGA
- a CDS encoding TetR/AcrR family transcriptional regulator: protein MSDAARPLDDDALADAVDAAPSRRPSNRRELILAAAIDLFHERGYPATGVDDIGKAVDVSGPAIYRHFSSKEEILLEAIQMAADEVHEANENARVSGSGPMGVLEGYVRAYVRVALERSALISVWTSEARHLSSQRRSPMTRRLRAWSTEWSDELRSARPELTDADARVLVSGAIGLITTTATADLDADRLADRITAMAMATLAAPTP, encoded by the coding sequence ATGTCGGACGCCGCCCGCCCACTCGATGACGACGCCCTCGCGGACGCGGTCGACGCGGCGCCGTCGCGGCGACCGTCGAACCGCCGGGAGTTGATCCTCGCGGCCGCGATCGACCTGTTCCACGAGCGCGGCTATCCCGCAACCGGGGTCGACGACATCGGCAAGGCCGTCGACGTCAGCGGTCCCGCCATCTATCGCCACTTCTCCTCGAAGGAGGAGATCCTCCTGGAGGCCATCCAGATGGCCGCGGACGAGGTCCACGAGGCGAACGAGAACGCCCGCGTCTCGGGTTCCGGCCCGATGGGTGTCCTCGAGGGCTATGTCCGCGCCTATGTCCGCGTCGCCCTCGAACGCTCGGCGCTGATCTCGGTGTGGACGAGCGAAGCCCGCCATCTGTCCTCGCAGCGCCGATCGCCGATGACCCGTCGGCTCCGGGCCTGGTCGACCGAGTGGAGCGACGAACTCCGCTCGGCCAGACCCGAGCTGACCGACGCGGACGCCCGCGTGCTCGTGTCCGGGGCGATCGGCCTGATCACGACAACGGCGACCGCCGATCTCGATGCCGATCGGCTCGCCGACCGCATCACCGCGATGGCGATGGCGACGCTCGCCGCGCCCACCCCCTGA